Proteins encoded together in one Osmerus eperlanus chromosome 20, fOsmEpe2.1, whole genome shotgun sequence window:
- the spaca4l gene encoding lymphocyte antigen 6 complex locus protein G6d, whose product MNKILLNIFAAGLLFSIGHALQCYKCDLGLGSLCITYKIPCDPGEKCFSGVATAGTINIKSKGCLAANKCNKTESVTFPGSNSTVYTETKTCCESDLCNAASSLVHLNAFPLALLTLTSFLVTKVLL is encoded by the exons ATGAACAAAATTCTTCTCAACATTTTCGCAGCCGGACTATTGTTTTCCATCG GCCATGCTCTGCAATGCTACAAGTGTGATTTGGGCCTAGGGAGCCTGTGTATAACCTACAAAATCCCTTGCGATCCTGGCGAGAAGTGTTTCAGTGGTGTCGCAACAGCAG GAACTATCAATATCAAGAGTAAGGGCTGTCTTGCTGCGAATAAATGCAACAAGACGGAATCTGTAACTTTCCCTGGCAGCAACAGCACCGTCTACACCGAGACCAAGACCTGCTGTGAATCTGACCTTTGTAACGCTGCTTCCAGCCTGGTTCACCTCAATGCCTTTCCCCTGGCCCTTCTCACCCTCACCAGCTTCCTTGTGACCAAGGTTCTGCTGTAG
- the LOC134040613 gene encoding protein Bouncer-like produces MNKFLWACVAVVALAVVAESLTCNTCSVGILNTCVFGSTATCSASEPNCYKGQATFNVSSVVNLYTKGCLASSSCNTTTTGNILGAGYTVSRTCCSTDRCNGASSIQLPLTAALGAALVALWSSRAF; encoded by the exons ATGAACAAATTTCtgtgggcctgtgtggctgTTGTGGCTCTTGCTGTTGTGG CTGAGTCTCTGACCTGTAACACCTGCAGTGTTGGGATCCTCAACACATGTGTCTTCGGTTCTACGGCAACATGCTCTGCCTCAGAGCCTAACTGCTACAAGGGTCAAGCAA CGTTCAACGTCTCATCAGTCGTCAACCTCTACACCAAGGGCTGCTTGGCCTCCTCGTCCTGCAACACCACCACGACTGGTAATATTCTGGGCGCTGGCTACACCGTGTCCAGGACCTGCTGCAGCACAGACCGCTGCAACGGAGCCAGCTCCATCCAGCTTCCTCTGACAGCTGCCCTGGGCGCCGCCCTGGTGGCCTTGTGGAGCAGCCGAGCCTTCTAA